From one Humulus lupulus chromosome 8, drHumLupu1.1, whole genome shotgun sequence genomic stretch:
- the LOC133796980 gene encoding ABC transporter G family member 32, whose product MWNSAENVFARSASFREEGEDEEALRWAALERLPTYKRVRRGIFKDVVGDTKEVDVSELESPEQKLLLERLINAVEDDPGRFFDRMRRRFDAVDLEFPKVEVRYQNLKVESFVHVGSRALPTIPNFVSNMAEGLLRQLRIYRGQRSKLTILDNINGIIRPSRLTLLLGPPTSGKTSLMLALAGRLGPGLQMSGSITYNGHDFHEFVPQRTSAYVSQQDWHVAEMTVRETLELAGRCQGVGFKYDMLLELARREKIAGIKPDEDLDLFMKSLALGGQETGLVVEYIMKILGLDICADTLVGDEMLKGISGGQKKRLTTGELLVGPARVLFMDEISNGLDSSTTYQIIKYLRHSTRALDGTTVISLLQPAPETFELFDDVILLCEGQIVYQGPREAALDFFASMGFSCPDRKNVADFLQEVISKKDQEQYWSNYDLPYRYIPVRKFVDAFRSFHSGKNLSAELALPFDRRYNHPAALSTSRYGMPRLELLKTSYKWQRLLMKRNSFIYVFKFIQLLFVALITMSVFFRTTLHHDTVDDAGLYLGALYFSMVIILFNGFTEVSMLVAKLPVIYKHRDLRFYPSWVYTLPSWVLSIPTSLMESGFWVAVTYYVIGYDPAVTRFLKQFLLYFSLHQMSIALFRLMGSLGRNMIVANTFGSFAMLVVMALGGYIISRDRVPSWWIWGFWFSPLMYAQNAASVNEFLGHSWDKVVGNDTSSSTLGEALLKVRSLFSESYWYWIGVGALLGYTLLFNLMFTFFLSYLNPLGRQQAVVSKEELREREKRRKGEPVVIELRHYLEHSGSLNGKYFKQRGMVLPFQPLSMAFSNINYYVDVPLELKQQGVVEDRLQLLVNVTGAFRPGILTALVGVSGAGKTTLMDVLAGRKTGGIVEGDIYISGYPKRQETFARVSGYCEQSDIHSPCLTIMESLLFSAWLRLPSDVDLETQKVFVDEVMELVELSSLSGALVGLPGVDGLSTEQRKRLTIAVELVTNPSIVFMDEPTSGLDARSAAIVMRTVRNIVNTGRTIVCTIHQPSIDIFESFDELLFMKRGGELIYAGPLGPRSCELIKYFEAIEGVPGIRPGYNPATWMLDVTSSAEESRLEVDFAEIYRRSSLFQRNRDLVESLSRPNSNAKELNFPTKYSQSSFEQFITCLWKQNLSYWRNPQYTAVRFFYTVIISLMFGTICWRFGARRETQQDIFNAMGSMYAAILFVGITNATAVQPVVSVERFVSYRERAAGMYSALPFAMAQVAIEFPYVFTQSMIYSTIFYSMAQFEWTFLKFIWYIFFMYFTMLYFTFYGMMTTAITPNHNVAAIIAAPFYMLWNLFSGFMIPHKRIPIWWRWYYWANPVAWSLYGLLASQYGDDNGLVKLSDGVHEVAIKRLLKEVFGFRHDYLGVAGIMVVGFCAFFALIFAFAIKAFNFQRR is encoded by the exons ATGTGGAACTCCGCGGAGAACGTTTTTGCACGATCGGCGTCGTTTAGGGAGGAAGGGGAAGACGAGGAGGCGCTCCGGTGGGCGGCGCTGGAGAGGCTACCGACCTACAAGCGTGTCCGGCGTGGAATTTTTAAGGACGTTGTTGGAGATACCAAGGAGGTCGACGTGAGCGAGCTTGAGTCTCCGGAGCAGAAGCTTCTCTTGGAACGGTTAATCAATGCCGTTGAAGATGATCCTGGCCGTTTTTTTGATCGAATGAGAAGAAGATTTGATGC AGTAGATTTAGAGTTTCCCAAGGTTGAGGTTCGATATCAGAATTTGAAGGTCGAATCATTTGTCCATGTGGGAAGCAGAGCGCTTCCAACCATTCCCAACTTCGTGTCAAATATGGCGGAG GGTTTGTTAAGGCAACTCCGGATATACAGAGGACAAAGGAGCAAGTTGACCATCTTAGACAATATAAATGGGATCATAAGACCTTCAAG ATTGACCCTGCTTTTGGGTCCTCCAACTTCTGGAAAGACGTCGCTTATGCTTGCTCTTGCCGGGCGTCTTGGACCTGGTTTGCAG ATGTCAGGGAGCATCACATATAATGGGCATGATTTTCATGAATTTGTTCCTCAAAGGACATCTGCGTATGTAAGTCAACAGGATTGGCATGTAGCGGAGATGACTGTCAGGGAAACTCTTGAGTTAGCAGGGCGCTGTCAAGGTGTTGGATTTAAATATG ATATGTTATTGGAACTTGCAAGAAGGGAAAAGATTGCAGGAATAAAACCCGATGAAGATCTTGATTTATTCATGAAG TCGTTAGCTCTTGGGGGCCAGGAGACAGGTCTTGTGGTGGAGTATATCATGAAG ATTTTAGGGTTGGATATATGTGCTGACACGTTGGTAGGAGATGAAATGCTCAAGGGAATCTCAGGTGGTCAAAAGAAGCGACTTACTACAG GTGAATTGCTTGTAGGTCCAGCGAGAGTCCTTTTCATGGATGAAATATCAAACGGGCTTGATAGCTCAACTACTTATCAAATCATCAAATATCTTAGGCATTCAACCCGTGCACTTGATGGGACCACTGTTATTTCTCTTCTTCAACCTGCTCCTGAGACCTTTGAGTTGTTTGATGATGTCATTCTCTTGTGCGAAGGCCAAATTGTATATCAGGGTCCTCGTGAAGCTGCTCTTGATTTCTTCGCATCTATGGGATTTAGCTGTCCTGATAGAAAGAACGTAGCAGATTTTCTGCAAGAA GTGATATCAAAGAAGGACCAAGAGCAGTACTGGTCGAATTATGACCTCCCTTACCGTTATATACCAGTGAGAAAATTCGTTGATGCATTTCGTTCATTTCACTCTGGTAAAAATCTGTCTGCAGAACTAGCCCTTCCTTTTGATAGACGCTATAACCACCCAGCAGCCTTGTCAACTTCTCGTTATGGTATGCCGAGGCTTGAGCTTCTCAAGACAAGTTATAAATGGCAGAGGCTGTTGATGAAGCGGAATTCATTTATATATGTCTTCAAATTCATTCAG CTACTTTTTGTTGCTCTGATAACAATGAGTGTCTTCTTCCGAACGACATTGCACCACGATACAGTCGATGATGCGGGCTTATATCTCGGAGCACTATACTTTTCAATGGTTATTATTCTTTTCAATGGCTTTACAGAGGTATCGATGTTGGTGGCCAAGCTTCCAGTTATTTACAAGCATAGGGACCTGCGTTTCTACCCAAGCTGGGTCTACACACTTCCTTCTTGGGTCCTGAGTATCCCAACGTCACTTATGGAGTCTGGTTTTTGGGTTGCCGTCACATATTATGTGATTGGATATGATCCAGCAGTCACTAG ATTTCTTAAGCAGTTTTTGTTATATTTCTCTCTGCACCAAATGTCGATAGCTCTCTTTCGTCTTATGGGATCCTTGGGCCGAAATATGATAGTTGCAAACACCTTTGGATCTTTTGCAATGTTAGTTGTGATGGCACTTGGAGGATACATCATCTCGAGAG ATCGTGTCCCAAGTTGGTGGATATGGGGTTTCTGGTTTTCTCCTTTGATGTATGCACAAAATGCAGCTTCTGTGAATGAATTCCTTGGGCATTCCTGGGATAAG GTAGTAGGAAATGATACCAGCTCTTCTACATTAGGAGAGGCATTGCTAAAAGTCCGCAGTTTGTTTTCTGAGAGCTACTGGTATTGGATTGGTGTTGGTGCTTTGCTTGGATATACACTCCTCTTCAATTTGATGTTCACATTCTTCCTTTCTTACCTCAACC CTTTGGGAAGGCAACAGGCTGTAGTCTCTAAGGAAGAGTTacgagaaagagagaaaagaagaaaaggagaacCTGTTGTTATTGAGCTTAGACACTACTTGGAGCATTCAGGGTCTCTGAATG GAAAATATTTTAAGCAAAGAGGCATGGTTCTACCATTTCAACCACTTTCCATGGCTTTCAGTAATATCAATTACTATGTCGATGTCCCTTTG GAACTGAAGCAACAAGGAGTTGTTGAAGACAGATTGCAGCTGTTGGTTAACGTTACTGGGGCATTTAGGCCTGGTATTCTTACAGCCTTAGTTGGGGTGAGTGGCGCTGGAAAGACCACACTCATGGATGTCCTAGCAGGTAGAAAAACAGGCGGGATCGTCGAAGGGGACATATATATATCTGGTTATCCCAAAAGGCAAGAAACATTTGCAAGAGTATCAGGTTACTGTGAGCAGAGTGACATTCATTCTCCTTGCTTGACCATTATGGAATCACTATTATTCTCTGCTTGGCTTCGGTTGCCATCGGATGTTGACTTGGAGACACAGAAG GTTTTTGTGGATGAAGTGATGGAACTTGTGGAACTCTCTTCGTTGAGTGGGGCATTGGTTGGTCTACCCGGCGTAGATGGCTTGTCAACAGAACAAAGAAAAAGGCTAACAATAGCAGTAGAGCTAGTTACCAACCCGTCCATCGTATTTATGGATGAGCCCACATCAGGGTTAGATGCAAGGTCTGCAGCCATTGTGATGAGAACTGTGAGGAATATTGTCAACACTGGCCGCACAATAGTTTGCACAATCCATCAGCCAAGCATAGACATATTTGAATCTTTTGATGAG cttttatttatgaAGCGTGGAGGAGAGCTCATATATGCTGGTCCTCTTGGTCCAAGGTCATGTGAGCTCATCAAGTATTTTGAG GCAATTGAAGGGGTACCAGGGATCAGGCCTGGATATAATCCTGCTACATGGATGCTTGATGTTACTTCTTCAGCTGAAGAAAGCCGCTTGGAAGTGGACTTTGCAGAAATTTACCGAAGATCAAGTTTATTTCA ACGTAACAGAGATTTGGTTGAAAGCCTAAGCAGGCCTAATTCTAATGCAAAGGAACTAAACTTCCCAACCAAGTATTCTCAATCAAGTTTTGAACAGTTTATCACTTGTCTTTGGAAGCAAAACTTGTCGTATTGGAGAAACCCACAATATACTGCTGTTCGTTTCTTTTACACTGTCATCATCTCATTGATGTTTGGGACAATATGCTGGAGATTCGGTGCTAGAAG GGAGACCCAGCAGGATATATTTAATGCCATGGGATCCATGTATGCAGCAATCCTATTTGTTGGAATTACAAATGCCACTGCTGTTCAACCTGTTGTTTCTGTTGAAAGATTCGTCTCTTACAGAGAAAGGGCTGCAGGGATGTACTCGGCTTTACCATTTGCAATGGCTCAG GTTGCAATTGAGTTCCCCTACGTATTTACACAATCAATGATCTATAGCACAATTTTCTACTCCATGGCTCAATTTGAATGGACTTTCTTGAAATTTATCTGGTAcatatttttcatgtattttaCGATGCTATACTTTACCTTTTATGGAATGATGACAACTGCTATCACGCCAAACCACAATGTGGCTGCCATCATTGCTGCTCCATTTTATATGCTGTGGAATCTTTTTAGCGGCTTTATGATTCCTCACAAG AGAATCCCCATATGGTGGAGATGGTACTACTGGGCAAACCCTGTAGCCTGGAGTCTTTATGGTCTGCTCGCTTCGCAATATGGCGATGATAATGGTCTTGTGAAACTATCAGATGGAGTTCATGAGGTAGCTATAAAAAGATTACTCAAAGAAGTGTTTGGTTTCAGACACGATTACTTGGGCGTAGCAGGTATTATGGTGGTTGGTTTCTGTGCGTTCTTTGCATTGATTTTTGCCTTTGCAATAAAAGCTTTCAACTTCCAGAGGAGATGA